One genomic region from Cyanobium usitatum str. Tous encodes:
- a CDS encoding NUDIX domain-containing protein, with protein sequence MAAGCWGLFGGHLDPGETPEQALRRELLEEISWQPMVVELVMVHHIHRRTAHVFQAELSVPLEQLQLLEGQDMALVSPEEMLAGSIWSTKLGSHRPLAD encoded by the coding sequence ATGGCCGCTGGCTGCTGGGGACTGTTTGGCGGGCACCTCGATCCGGGCGAAACGCCGGAGCAGGCGCTGCGGCGGGAGCTGCTGGAGGAGATCAGCTGGCAGCCCATGGTGGTGGAGCTGGTGATGGTGCATCACATCCACCGCCGCACGGCTCATGTGTTTCAGGCAGAGCTATCGGTGCCGCTGGAGCAATTGCAGCTGCTGGAGGGACAGGACATGGCCCTGGTAAGCCCAGAGGAGATGCTGGCAGGCTCGATCTGGAGCACCAAGCTCGGCAGCCATCGTCCCCTGGCCGATTGA
- a CDS encoding MTH1187 family thiamine-binding protein has translation MKVIVDLCVVPIGVGVHLAPYIAACEKVLTEAGLKIQLHPNGTAIEGEWQPVFQAIEACHQAVHAMGCPRIYTTVKINTRTDKEQTLEDKVASVQALL, from the coding sequence ATGAAGGTGATCGTTGATTTGTGTGTGGTGCCGATCGGGGTTGGCGTGCACCTAGCCCCCTACATCGCCGCCTGCGAGAAGGTGCTCACAGAAGCCGGCCTCAAAATCCAGCTGCATCCCAACGGCACGGCGATCGAGGGGGAGTGGCAGCCGGTGTTCCAGGCAATTGAGGCCTGCCACCAGGCGGTGCACGCCATGGGCTGCCCTCGCATATACACCACCGTCAAGATCAATACCCGCACCGATAAGGAGCAGACCCTGGAGGACAAGGTGGCCAGCGTGCAGGCCCTGCTCTGA
- the brnA gene encoding type II toxin-antitoxin system BrnA family antitoxin — translation MNSSEFDRRFDAGDAVLGALDLDAATRPRLQQKRVNVDFPLWMVEQLDREATRLGVTRQSIIKVWLAERLEHRTESNLGTAAVH, via the coding sequence ATGAACAGTTCTGAATTCGATCGTCGCTTCGATGCTGGTGACGCCGTACTCGGCGCACTCGATCTCGACGCCGCTACTCGGCCCCGCCTGCAGCAGAAGCGCGTCAATGTTGATTTCCCCCTCTGGATGGTCGAGCAGCTCGATCGTGAGGCCACTCGCCTTGGTGTGACACGACAGTCGATCATCAAAGTCTGGCTCGCTGAGCGACTGGAGCACCGCACTGAATCAAATCTGGGCACAGCCGCCGTCCACTGA
- a CDS encoding potassium/proton antiporter gives MWINLAMLLAGVLLLLGIASSKFSARIGVPVLVLFLSVGMLAGSEGLGRIPFENYSLANSIGSVALTLILFDGGLRTSITSVQKVWKPALVLSTFGVLLTSVITGLAAAWVLKLPLLQGLLVGSIVGSTDAAAVFSVLRSSGLKLPERLTSTLEVESGSNDPMAIFLTLGLIGVITGTADSPQALLLLFVGQFGVGTLAGLLTGRLATWSINRINLDYPGLYPLLALAFGLVAFGLAAVLGGSGFLAVYIAGIVLGSSSIVFRRGIFSFHDATAWLAQIVLFVMLGLLSFPSRLLAVAWEGLLIALVLILVARPLAVWASALPFQFRRREITFLSWVGLKGAVPITLATFPLLAGVPKSGQIFNAVFFVVLLSALTQGWSLPLVARWLQIGRPADPTPALSVEINALRQVDGEILDYTVKARTHVAGQRLRDLALPDGVVVSLILRGREVVMPRGTTLLMPGDHVFVAMQIKLEPLLNRLFEPDPEPPELPLDLPLSFNSDTTVEQLYGFYGLPLPLELAGPAAAESLSSLLAQSTSRGGRSIGPLHIKAGADSEHITVSCTGLPA, from the coding sequence ATGTGGATCAATCTGGCGATGCTGCTGGCAGGCGTGCTCCTGCTGCTGGGCATCGCCTCCAGCAAGTTCTCAGCCCGGATTGGCGTGCCCGTGCTGGTGCTGTTCCTCTCAGTGGGGATGCTGGCGGGCTCGGAAGGCCTGGGCCGGATTCCTTTTGAGAACTACAGCCTGGCCAACAGCATCGGCAGCGTTGCCCTCACCCTGATCCTGTTTGACGGCGGCCTGCGTACGTCGATCACCTCGGTGCAGAAGGTGTGGAAGCCAGCCCTGGTCCTCTCTACCTTCGGTGTTCTGCTCACCTCGGTGATCACAGGCCTAGCGGCCGCCTGGGTGCTCAAGCTGCCTCTGCTGCAGGGGCTGCTGGTGGGCAGCATCGTCGGCTCCACCGATGCGGCAGCGGTGTTCTCGGTGCTGCGCAGCAGCGGCCTCAAGCTGCCCGAGCGGCTGACCTCCACCCTCGAAGTGGAGAGCGGCTCGAACGATCCGATGGCGATCTTCCTCACGCTCGGCCTGATCGGCGTGATCACCGGCACCGCCGATTCGCCCCAGGCGCTGCTGTTGCTGTTTGTGGGCCAGTTCGGCGTGGGCACCCTCGCCGGGCTGCTGACGGGGCGCCTGGCCACCTGGTCCATCAACCGCATCAACCTTGACTACCCGGGTCTCTATCCCCTGCTGGCCCTCGCCTTTGGCCTGGTGGCATTTGGGCTGGCGGCGGTACTGGGCGGCAGCGGCTTCCTGGCCGTCTACATCGCCGGGATCGTGCTGGGTAGCAGCTCGATCGTGTTCCGGCGCGGGATCTTTTCCTTCCACGACGCCACCGCCTGGTTGGCTCAGATTGTGCTGTTTGTGATGCTGGGGCTGCTCAGTTTTCCAAGTCGCCTGCTAGCGGTGGCCTGGGAAGGGCTGCTGATCGCCCTGGTGCTGATCCTGGTGGCCCGCCCCCTGGCCGTGTGGGCTTCCGCACTGCCGTTCCAGTTCCGGCGCCGTGAGATCACCTTCCTTTCCTGGGTGGGGCTCAAAGGTGCGGTGCCGATCACCCTGGCCACTTTCCCGCTGCTGGCCGGCGTGCCCAAGAGCGGTCAGATCTTCAACGCGGTGTTCTTCGTGGTGCTGCTCTCAGCCCTCACCCAGGGCTGGTCGCTGCCGCTGGTGGCCCGCTGGCTGCAGATCGGCCGGCCGGCTGATCCCACCCCCGCCCTGTCGGTGGAGATCAACGCCTTGCGCCAGGTCGATGGCGAGATCCTCGATTACACCGTCAAGGCGCGAACCCACGTGGCCGGTCAGAGGCTGCGTGATCTGGCCCTGCCCGATGGCGTCGTCGTCTCGCTGATCCTCCGTGGCCGCGAGGTGGTCATGCCTCGCGGCACAACGCTGCTCATGCCGGGTGACCATGTTTTCGTGGCGATGCAGATCAAGCTGGAGCCACTGCTCAACAGGCTGTTTGAGCCCGACCCAGAGCCGCCTGAGCTTCCACTCGATCTGCCGCTCAGTTTCAATTCAGACACCACAGTCGAGCAGCTCTACGGCTTTTATGGATTGCCCCTGCCGCTGGAACTGGCGGGTCCTGCGGCAGCCGAGAGCTTGAGCTCCCTGTTGGCTCAGAGCACGTCGCGTGGCGGACGCAGCATCGGCCCCCTCCACATCAAAGCTGGAGCTGATTCTGAGCACATCACGGTGAGCTGCACCGGTCTGCCCGCCTGA
- a CDS encoding EamA family transporter, with translation MQNWQLWAVAAALSAAITALLVKVGVQGVDAGMATLFRTLAVAIVLTLVLLVSGRLDWQELRQLPALSLGALALSALATGVSWFCYSRALQLGPVAGVAALDKLSVVLIALLAVLLLGEQKTSAPRSLEMQRSIWVLVGIARSPLGYWLLKSAPIALAQKQQQTDRWNSQPPANVPRRFQ, from the coding sequence GTGCAGAACTGGCAGCTGTGGGCTGTAGCGGCGGCGCTCTCCGCAGCCATAACCGCTCTATTGGTCAAGGTGGGCGTGCAGGGGGTGGATGCGGGGATGGCCACCCTGTTCCGCACCCTGGCCGTGGCGATTGTGCTGACTTTGGTGCTGCTGGTAAGCGGCCGGCTCGATTGGCAGGAGCTGCGCCAGCTGCCCGCTCTCAGCCTGGGCGCTCTTGCCCTCTCCGCTCTGGCAACAGGGGTGTCGTGGTTCTGCTACAGCCGAGCCCTGCAGCTGGGGCCCGTCGCTGGGGTGGCGGCGCTCGACAAGCTCAGTGTTGTGCTGATTGCCCTGCTGGCGGTACTGCTGCTGGGTGAGCAGAAGACCAGCGCACCACGCTCGCTGGAGATGCAGCGCTCCATCTGGGTGTTGGTGGGCATCGCGCGCTCGCCCCTCGGCTATTGGTTGCTCAAGTCTGCCCCCATTGCTCTTGCACAAAAGCAGCAGCAGACCGATCGTTGGAACTCCCAGCCACCTGCAAATGTCCCCAGGCGATTCCAGTGA
- a CDS encoding mechanosensitive ion channel family protein has product MAANYSIQPEQIVLQEDPPYTTIGVMRDGKFEPRLSVDDRNAARFQLSRQQLAQRYLEQIRVAIVRYRQTHRRSDWLRGGALALLALGFYILWLRGQIALNRRLERWINDPTNGRIRGLQVGGNQWITADQERSLLDPARRIVHGALLLLVSYLSIPLFLGLFPPTQALSETLRDQIKTMVVGGGYAVTKAIPDLLSVAVILGLALLLMRASKAWFRAVERGDLRLSWFYPEWARPTARLVGIGILLLGVVLAYPYIPGADSKAFQGAGLFVGLLAALGSSAVAANLIGGLMLTYTRAYQEGDRVSINGTVGIVHDSALLVTRLRTPRNEVVSIPNATVLVSSIINYSLARREIAEPVIIATTVTIGYDVPWRQVHRLMLDAASATAGISQELPPFVLQTSLNDFHISYELSAYVRDVETYRSTLSDLLGAIQDQFAGAGVEILSPCYHAMRNGNGSSTVPPWPAEPFGTPAPLGPTPWE; this is encoded by the coding sequence ATGGCCGCCAACTATTCGATCCAGCCCGAGCAGATCGTCCTGCAAGAGGACCCGCCATACACCACCATCGGCGTGATGCGGGACGGCAAGTTTGAGCCCCGCCTCTCAGTGGACGACCGCAACGCGGCCCGCTTTCAGCTCAGCCGCCAGCAGCTGGCCCAGCGCTACCTGGAGCAGATCCGCGTGGCGATCGTGCGCTACCGCCAAACCCACCGGCGTTCCGACTGGTTGCGGGGGGGCGCGCTGGCCCTGCTCGCCCTGGGTTTCTACATCCTGTGGCTGCGAGGCCAGATAGCCCTTAACCGGCGCCTGGAGCGCTGGATCAACGATCCCACCAATGGCCGAATCCGGGGGCTGCAGGTGGGGGGTAACCAGTGGATCACCGCCGATCAGGAGCGCAGCCTCCTCGATCCGGCTCGCCGGATCGTGCACGGAGCCTTGCTGCTGCTGGTCAGTTACCTATCGATCCCGCTTTTCCTGGGGCTGTTTCCTCCCACCCAGGCCCTCTCGGAAACCCTGCGGGACCAGATCAAAACCATGGTGGTGGGCGGTGGATATGCCGTTACCAAGGCCATCCCCGACCTGCTCTCGGTGGCAGTGATTCTGGGCCTCGCCTTACTGCTAATGCGGGCCAGCAAAGCCTGGTTCCGGGCTGTGGAGCGGGGCGACTTACGCCTGAGCTGGTTTTATCCGGAATGGGCCCGGCCCACCGCCCGGTTGGTGGGGATCGGCATTCTGCTGCTCGGCGTCGTGCTGGCCTACCCCTACATCCCAGGGGCCGATAGCAAGGCCTTCCAGGGCGCGGGCCTATTCGTGGGGCTGCTGGCGGCCCTGGGCTCGAGTGCGGTGGCAGCCAACCTGATCGGCGGGCTGATGCTCACCTACACCCGGGCCTATCAGGAGGGCGACCGGGTCAGCATCAACGGCACCGTTGGCATCGTCCACGACTCCGCCCTGCTGGTGACCCGCCTGCGCACCCCCCGCAATGAGGTGGTCAGCATCCCCAACGCCACCGTTTTGGTGTCCTCGATCATTAACTACAGCCTGGCCCGCCGGGAGATCGCGGAGCCGGTGATCATCGCCACCACCGTCACCATTGGCTACGACGTGCCCTGGCGCCAGGTTCACCGCCTAATGCTGGATGCCGCCAGCGCCACCGCAGGCATCAGCCAAGAGCTCCCCCCGTTCGTGCTCCAAACCTCACTGAACGACTTCCACATCAGCTACGAGCTCAGCGCCTATGTCCGCGATGTGGAGACCTACCGCAGCACCCTCTCAGATCTGCTGGGGGCCATCCAGGATCAATTCGCCGGCGCTGGCGTCGAGATCCTCTCTCCATGCTATCACGCCATGCGCAATGGCAATGGGAGCAGCACGGTGCCCCCCTGGCCTGCCGAGCCCTTTGGCACCCCGGCCCCCTTGGGCCCTACCCCCTGGGAATAA
- a CDS encoding galactose oxidase produces MPRPAALAAKLEIPIEEWPYLDEAVLLKTRSRKVCMTCHWFRHHAGVNCIPVLTCQLHQGLIAHGEHLTSRCQGWTDGMTRQQGWAPEMA; encoded by the coding sequence TTGCCCCGGCCAGCGGCTCTGGCCGCCAAGCTTGAAATCCCGATCGAGGAGTGGCCCTACCTCGATGAGGCTGTGCTGCTCAAGACCCGCAGCCGCAAGGTCTGCATGACCTGCCACTGGTTTAGGCATCACGCCGGGGTGAACTGCATCCCGGTGCTCACCTGTCAGCTGCACCAGGGGCTGATCGCCCATGGCGAGCACCTCACCAGCCGCTGCCAGGGCTGGACCGACGGCATGACCCGGCAGCAGGGCTGGGCGCCGGAGATGGCCTGA
- a CDS encoding DUF4236 domain-containing protein, whose protein sequence is MPAGLVFIRRLLRQEPVIAMGFRFRRSARLGPLRFNFSKGGLSSISVGGRGASFNIPVARSGGARTTVGVPGTGLSWSVEHAPDHPAVIPAGRAKGLPNSRRLRSGQLDALKQQLLEVLRQELFAPGSAGSLLWEHGSLSRLLADDSLGARTAGLLAVIETPEAMEGYLLRAQSQDDVKRRAHRCVEATAEAVRLASARGWLKQT, encoded by the coding sequence ATGCCCGCTGGGTTGGTATTCATCAGGCGGCTATTGCGTCAAGAGCCGGTGATCGCCATGGGCTTCCGCTTTCGACGCTCCGCCCGCTTGGGCCCACTGCGTTTCAATTTCAGCAAGGGTGGATTGAGCTCCATCTCCGTTGGTGGGAGGGGCGCTTCGTTCAACATCCCCGTGGCCAGAAGTGGTGGTGCGCGCACCACTGTGGGAGTGCCGGGCACGGGCCTTAGCTGGAGCGTGGAGCACGCGCCGGATCATCCAGCCGTGATCCCTGCAGGGAGAGCGAAAGGGCTACCCAACAGCCGCCGGCTGCGGTCCGGCCAGCTTGATGCCCTGAAGCAGCAGTTGTTGGAGGTGTTGCGGCAGGAGCTGTTTGCACCTGGATCCGCTGGCTCCCTGCTGTGGGAGCACGGCAGCCTGAGCCGACTGCTGGCCGATGACTCCCTCGGGGCGCGCACCGCGGGGCTGCTGGCCGTGATCGAAACCCCGGAAGCGATGGAGGGCTACCTGCTGCGCGCCCAGAGCCAGGACGACGTAAAGCGCCGGGCCCATCGCTGCGTGGAAGCCACAGCAGAGGCGGTCCGTCTGGCTTCTGCCCGGGGTTGGCTGAAGCAGACATAA
- a CDS encoding BrnT family toxin codes for MDFEFDPLKSKANQAKHGIDFVDAQALWNDPDLLEIPARTTDEPRFLVIAQIHGKHWSAVITHRSQAIRLISVRRSRLEEVQLYEQF; via the coding sequence ATGGACTTTGAGTTCGACCCGCTCAAGAGCAAGGCCAACCAGGCGAAGCACGGCATCGACTTCGTCGATGCCCAGGCTCTGTGGAACGATCCCGACCTGCTGGAAATCCCAGCCCGCACCACAGATGAGCCGCGGTTTCTCGTCATTGCTCAGATCCATGGCAAGCACTGGTCAGCTGTGATCACCCATCGCAGCCAGGCCATCCGTCTCATTTCTGTCCGTCGCTCCCGCCTGGAAGAGGTCCAGCTCTATGAACAGTTCTGA
- a CDS encoding carbohydrate kinase family protein has translation MPSSTLPPQVLCLGEALVDRLGPLGGDPATDSPRDDHLGGAPANVACALARLGTPSAFVGRLGRDGIGQAFAKLFAERGVDTSSLQWDRTRPSRIVLVRRDAAGDRQFGGFAGDRGYGFADQALDPSALPAALGPLLAKARWLLVGTIPLASPAAAAALQFACHQSAAAGIGLALDVNWRPTFWDPAADPASGPTPAQIAAIAPLLQQAALIKCAAEEARWLFGSDDPAVVCAALAQHPDVVVTDGGALLRWCFAGRNGELQAFRVPVVDTTGAGDAFMAGLLHKLLQYQVQGASAIQPEPMLRFASACGALVCQGAGAIDPQSSADAVEDFLASQA, from the coding sequence TTGCCCTCTTCCACCTTGCCACCCCAGGTCCTGTGTCTTGGGGAGGCCCTGGTGGATCGCCTCGGCCCCCTTGGTGGTGATCCGGCCACCGATTCGCCCCGGGATGACCACCTCGGTGGAGCCCCCGCCAACGTGGCCTGTGCCCTGGCCCGTCTGGGCACCCCCAGCGCTTTTGTGGGCCGACTGGGCCGCGATGGTATCGGCCAGGCGTTTGCCAAGTTGTTTGCAGAGCGAGGGGTCGACACCAGTTCCCTCCAATGGGATAGGACCCGTCCCAGCCGGATCGTGCTGGTGCGCCGCGATGCTGCCGGCGATCGCCAGTTCGGGGGCTTTGCGGGGGATCGGGGCTACGGCTTTGCGGATCAGGCGCTCGATCCCAGCGCGTTGCCTGCCGCACTCGGGCCCCTGCTGGCGAAGGCGCGCTGGTTGCTGGTAGGCACCATCCCGCTCGCGTCGCCCGCCGCGGCAGCAGCCCTGCAGTTCGCCTGCCATCAGTCCGCGGCGGCCGGGATAGGCCTGGCACTTGATGTCAATTGGCGCCCCACCTTTTGGGATCCGGCTGCTGATCCCGCCAGCGGACCCACGCCGGCCCAGATCGCCGCCATCGCCCCCCTGCTGCAGCAGGCCGCACTGATCAAATGCGCTGCTGAGGAGGCTCGCTGGCTGTTTGGCAGTGACGACCCGGCGGTGGTGTGCGCTGCCCTGGCGCAGCATCCGGATGTCGTGGTCACAGACGGCGGGGCGCTGCTGCGCTGGTGCTTCGCCGGCCGTAACGGCGAATTGCAGGCCTTCCGGGTACCGGTGGTCGACACCACCGGTGCTGGCGATGCCTTCATGGCGGGGCTGTTGCACAAGTTGTTGCAGTACCAAGTTCAAGGCGCGTCGGCGATCCAGCCGGAGCCGATGCTGCGCTTTGCCAGTGCCTGCGGCGCCCTGGTGTGCCAGGGGGCAGGCGCCATTGATCCCCAATCCAGCGCCGATGCGGTTGAGGACTTCCTCGCTAGCCAAGCCTGA
- a CDS encoding AbrB family transcriptional regulator gives MLTGPELLAKVKELGDVSKSELVRECGYVSTKKDGTERLNFTSFYEALLGAKGVSLGTDSAGRGTGKGGRKLSYTTKIQFNGNLLVGKAYTAVLDLKPGDEFEIKLGKKQIKLIPLGSTEEE, from the coding sequence ATGCTTACCGGCCCCGAACTACTCGCCAAGGTCAAGGAACTAGGCGATGTCTCCAAGTCCGAGCTCGTTCGTGAGTGCGGCTATGTGAGCACCAAAAAAGATGGCACGGAGCGCCTCAACTTCACATCCTTCTATGAGGCCCTGCTCGGTGCCAAGGGTGTAAGCCTCGGCACCGATAGCGCCGGCCGGGGCACGGGCAAAGGTGGCCGCAAGCTGAGCTACACCACCAAGATCCAGTTCAACGGCAACCTGCTGGTGGGCAAGGCCTACACAGCCGTGCTCGACCTCAAGCCAGGCGATGAGTTCGAGATCAAGCTGGGCAAAAAGCAGATCAAGCTGATTCCTTTGGGCAGCACAGAAGAGGAGTGA
- a CDS encoding thermonuclease family protein, with translation MKRLPVQTPAMARKFLLGVVALAAMAWPAEVVAQGVKTTVLSIGDGDTIRVRQAGKALTVRLACIDAPETVQTPHGQQGRSYLQQRLPIGREVILNIKTTDRYGRSVAEAFSGVNINLALVEDGQAFAYRQYLRGCDAKAYLAAEDRASRARLGVWQVPGGITRPWDFRRGRRSAVIPDGTTPGGRRYRCSEISSFAKAQELLRQGHSYLDGNGDGEACGSKGLPAELVD, from the coding sequence ATGAAAAGGCTGCCGGTGCAAACTCCGGCAATGGCTAGAAAGTTTCTGCTGGGCGTGGTGGCATTGGCGGCCATGGCCTGGCCAGCGGAGGTAGTCGCTCAGGGCGTCAAGACCACTGTGCTCTCCATCGGAGATGGCGACACGATCCGGGTACGCCAGGCCGGCAAGGCTCTCACCGTGCGGCTTGCCTGCATCGATGCACCTGAGACCGTCCAGACCCCCCACGGCCAGCAGGGTCGCAGCTACCTGCAGCAGCGCCTGCCCATCGGCCGCGAGGTCATCCTCAACATCAAAACCACCGATCGCTACGGCCGCTCAGTTGCCGAGGCTTTCAGCGGCGTGAATATAAACCTGGCGCTAGTGGAAGACGGCCAAGCCTTTGCCTACCGCCAGTACCTGCGCGGCTGTGATGCCAAGGCTTACCTAGCAGCAGAAGATCGCGCCAGTCGCGCCCGACTAGGGGTGTGGCAGGTGCCGGGCGGCATAACCAGGCCATGGGACTTCCGGCGAGGTCGCCGCTCAGCGGTCATCCCAGATGGCACCACCCCGGGGGGCCGCCGTTACCGGTGCAGTGAGATCAGCTCCTTTGCCAAAGCCCAGGAGCTGCTGCGCCAGGGGCACAGCTATCTCGATGGAAACGGGGACGGAGAAGCCTGCGGAAGCAAAGGTTTGCCTGCTGAACTAGTGGATTGA
- a CDS encoding tyrosine-type recombinase/integrase translates to MSVNCTQSGASLPCVNPQLVLGGSQHDRSAADAWLFPSPLTDGHMTRQAISDRMRRWGQQAGVHLCPHKLRHTHATQAIRRGVDLFTLQSTLVHSSSATTGAHVAANPADSSSLRLG, encoded by the coding sequence ATGAGCGTCAACTGCACTCAGTCAGGCGCATCACTTCCTTGCGTGAACCCCCAACTGGTGTTGGGCGGCTCTCAGCATGACCGCAGCGCAGCCGATGCTTGGTTGTTTCCATCGCCGCTCACTGACGGCCACATGACGCGGCAAGCTATCTCCGACCGGATGCGTCGCTGGGGCCAGCAAGCCGGCGTGCACCTTTGCCCGCACAAGCTGCGCCACACGCACGCAACGCAAGCGATCCGGCGCGGCGTCGATTTGTTCACGCTGCAGTCGACGCTTGTTCACAGCAGCAGCGCAACCACCGGTGCCCATGTGGCCGCCAATCCAGCAGACTCAAGCTCTCTGAGACTTGGCTGA
- a CDS encoding IS5 family transposase — translation MYRKHHNGQLSIEEFHVPFGGTLDPDNRWVLFSRLVLWEELEETYAPQFNPTTGAPAKPVRLAFGALFIKQRLGLSDEETVEQIRENAYMQFFLGFAGYSSKSPFDPSMMVHFRKRFSEEDLKRINELIAERGKAMVIEAMSSLPDDNDSDDPGADAVNQKSLDDFVKPADWPEDKNWGTLTIDASCTPADITYPTDLKLLNEARESTERIIDDLCDQHMDFRKHRPRYDRGKARAVFLNVAKQKKPRRRKIKAAIRRQLDYLQRNLDTIDALIVAGAGLSGLKTHWWQKLLVISELHRQQSILLYAKTRSIPDRIVNLVQRQVRPIVRGKARAAVEFGAKISVSVRNGFAFLHRISWDPYSEGEDLIPQAKKYKHEHGCYPERIWADRIYITTKNRNFCTRNNIRLSGKRLGRPPKDPEINAAHKQQLSADQRRRNEVEGVFGSGKRKYSLRLIMARLTKGAETSISMGFLVMCAEKILRLLRLFFVTIFAWFYSWQWPGSSWVVLRNICLLETVKSPVTA, via the coding sequence ATGTACCGAAAACACCATAACGGCCAGCTCTCAATCGAAGAATTCCATGTGCCTTTTGGCGGCACGTTGGACCCGGACAATCGCTGGGTGCTCTTCTCCAGGCTGGTGCTATGGGAAGAGCTGGAAGAAACATATGCCCCTCAGTTCAATCCCACAACTGGCGCCCCTGCCAAGCCTGTCAGATTGGCGTTTGGCGCGCTATTCATCAAACAGCGGCTTGGCCTGAGCGATGAGGAAACCGTCGAGCAGATCCGAGAAAATGCTTACATGCAGTTTTTTCTTGGCTTTGCGGGCTATTCCAGCAAGTCGCCATTTGATCCATCGATGATGGTTCATTTCCGAAAGCGATTCTCGGAGGAGGATCTCAAACGGATCAACGAACTCATTGCCGAACGAGGTAAGGCCATGGTGATCGAGGCTATGTCCTCACTCCCAGATGACAACGATTCTGACGACCCAGGCGCTGATGCTGTCAACCAGAAATCACTGGACGACTTCGTGAAGCCTGCAGATTGGCCAGAGGACAAGAACTGGGGAACACTCACCATCGATGCCTCTTGCACGCCAGCCGACATCACCTATCCGACTGATCTGAAGTTGCTGAACGAAGCAAGGGAGTCGACTGAACGAATTATTGATGATCTGTGCGACCAGCACATGGACTTTCGCAAACACCGGCCACGATACGACCGCGGTAAGGCACGTGCTGTTTTCCTTAATGTCGCCAAACAGAAGAAGCCACGCCGTCGCAAGATTAAAGCTGCGATACGCCGCCAGCTCGACTATTTGCAGCGAAATCTTGATACCATTGATGCCTTGATCGTTGCTGGGGCAGGGCTTTCGGGCCTAAAGACACATTGGTGGCAGAAGCTTCTCGTGATCAGCGAGCTGCACCGCCAACAAAGCATCCTGCTGTACGCCAAGACGCGCAGCATCCCCGACCGCATCGTCAACCTAGTTCAGCGACAGGTTCGTCCCATTGTTCGCGGCAAGGCAAGAGCTGCTGTTGAGTTTGGCGCCAAGATTAGTGTTTCCGTGCGCAATGGCTTTGCCTTCCTGCACAGGATCAGCTGGGATCCATACAGTGAAGGTGAAGACCTGATTCCACAAGCCAAGAAATATAAGCACGAACATGGCTGCTATCCCGAGCGGATCTGGGCCGATCGCATCTATATCACTACCAAGAATCGAAACTTCTGCACCAGGAACAACATACGCCTATCTGGTAAGCGATTGGGCAGGCCGCCGAAGGATCCCGAGATCAATGCGGCTCATAAGCAACAGCTCAGTGCAGACCAACGGAGGAGAAACGAGGTGGAGGGCGTCTTTGGATCAGGGAAGCGGAAGTATTCACTACGGCTGATCATGGCTCGGCTGACTAAGGGTGCAGAAACCTCGATCTCTATGGGGTTTCTGGTGATGTGCGCTGAGAAGATCCTGAGGCTCCTCCGCCTCTTTTTTGTCACTATCTTTGCTTGGTTTTACTCCTGGCAATGGCCAGGCTCCTCCTGGGTGGTCCTCAGGAACATTTGCCTGCTTGAGACAGTCAAATCTCCTGTCACTGCATGA